A genomic stretch from Achromobacter spanius includes:
- the yidC gene encoding membrane protein insertase YidC → MDIRRTVLWMIFSFSLLLLWNNWQIHNGKPSLFGGPTPAASTAEPQAGANNATPSVPSAPTTTATAPSAVPGAAAPATARSEEVVVTTDVLRLTFDTMGAQLVRAELLKYPATGQADKPTVLLDRSAGLNYVVQSGVVGAPNGQSFPTHQTPFRVTSTERQMTGDNLVVSFEGESGGVKVTKTFTLHKGRYDIDVRHDLANVGSAPVTPALYLQLERDGNDPADTSSFYHTFTGFAVYSEQDKFQKSTFSDIEKKKANYIKQADNGWIAVVQHYFATAWVPPQGKPRTNELLEVQKNLYAARSIEAVGEIAPGSASRVDSHLWVGPQDQKAMAALAPGLELVVDYGWLTIIAKPLFTLMTWLHSLLGNWGWTIVALTVLIKAIFFPLAAASYRSMARMKQVAPRLQALKEKYGDDKQKLNAAMMEMYRTEKINPLGGCLPMVVQIPVFISLYWVLLASVEMRGAPWILWVHDLSIRDPYFILPAIMMATMFLQIKLNPTPPDPIQAKVMMIMPLVFGGMMFFFPAGLVLYWCVNNTLSIAQQWSITRSMQRKAEAAANR, encoded by the coding sequence ATGGATATCCGACGAACCGTCCTCTGGATGATTTTTTCCTTTTCGCTGTTGCTCCTATGGAACAACTGGCAAATCCATAACGGCAAGCCGTCGCTGTTCGGGGGCCCGACGCCCGCGGCCAGCACGGCTGAACCGCAGGCCGGCGCCAATAACGCCACGCCTTCGGTGCCCAGCGCGCCCACCACCACGGCTACCGCGCCGTCGGCGGTTCCTGGCGCCGCCGCGCCCGCTACCGCCCGCTCGGAAGAAGTCGTTGTCACCACCGACGTGCTGCGCCTGACCTTCGACACGATGGGCGCCCAACTGGTGCGCGCCGAACTGTTGAAGTACCCGGCAACCGGCCAGGCTGACAAGCCCACGGTGCTGCTGGACCGTTCGGCTGGTTTGAACTACGTCGTGCAGTCCGGCGTGGTTGGCGCGCCCAACGGCCAGAGCTTTCCCACGCACCAGACGCCTTTCCGCGTCACGTCCACCGAACGCCAGATGACCGGCGACAACCTGGTCGTGTCCTTCGAAGGTGAGTCGGGCGGCGTGAAGGTCACCAAGACGTTCACCCTGCACAAGGGTCGCTACGACATCGACGTGCGCCACGACCTGGCCAACGTCGGTTCCGCCCCCGTCACGCCCGCGCTGTACCTGCAGCTGGAACGCGACGGCAACGACCCCGCCGACACGTCCAGCTTCTATCACACGTTCACCGGTTTCGCCGTCTACTCCGAGCAGGACAAGTTCCAGAAGAGCACGTTCAGCGACATCGAGAAGAAGAAGGCCAACTACATCAAACAGGCGGACAACGGCTGGATCGCCGTGGTGCAGCATTACTTCGCCACCGCCTGGGTGCCGCCGCAAGGCAAGCCGCGCACGAACGAACTGCTGGAAGTGCAGAAGAACCTGTACGCCGCCCGCAGCATCGAAGCCGTGGGTGAAATCGCCCCGGGCTCCGCGTCGCGTGTCGACTCGCACCTGTGGGTGGGTCCGCAAGATCAAAAGGCCATGGCGGCGCTCGCCCCCGGCCTGGAACTGGTGGTGGACTACGGCTGGCTGACCATCATCGCCAAGCCCCTGTTCACGCTGATGACCTGGCTGCACTCGTTGCTGGGCAACTGGGGCTGGACCATTGTTGCGCTGACCGTGCTGATCAAGGCCATCTTCTTCCCGCTGGCCGCCGCGAGCTACCGCTCGATGGCCCGCATGAAGCAAGTGGCCCCGCGTCTGCAGGCCTTGAAGGAAAAATACGGCGACGACAAGCAAAAGCTCAACGCCGCCATGATGGAGATGTACCGCACCGAGAAGATCAACCCGCTGGGCGGCTGCTTGCCGATGGTGGTGCAGATTCCGGTGTTCATCTCGCTGTACTGGGTACTGCTGGCCAGCGTGGAAATGCGCGGCGCGCCTTGGATTCTGTGGGTCCATGACCTGTCGATCCGCGACCCGTACTTCATTTTGCCCGCCATCATGATGGCCACCATGTTCCTGCAGATCAAACTGAACCCGACGCCTCCGGATCCCATCCAGGCCAAGGTCATGATGATCATGCCGCTGGTGTTCGGCGGGATGATGTTCTTCTTCCCGGCCGGCCTGGTGCTGTACTGGTGCGTGAACAACACCCTGTCCATCGCCCAGCAGTGGTCCATTACGCGCTCCATGCAGCGCAAGGCGGAAGCTGCGGCAAACCGTTAA
- a CDS encoding ribonuclease P protein component: MPRSTLPPEARLHRPSEFAAALKGRRLARGALFIVTSAPNDLPPGQDACARLGLIIAKRFAAHASTRNAIKRVIREAFRHRRLALPAKDYVVRLHSKVAPATLTSLKRLVRAEVDAHFDRIAR, encoded by the coding sequence ATGCCGCGCTCCACGCTTCCCCCGGAGGCGCGGTTGCATCGCCCCTCCGAGTTCGCCGCTGCCCTAAAAGGCCGGCGTCTTGCTCGAGGGGCGTTATTCATTGTGACGTCGGCTCCCAATGATCTGCCCCCCGGCCAGGATGCCTGTGCCCGTCTGGGGCTCATCATCGCCAAGCGGTTCGCCGCCCACGCCAGTACGCGCAACGCCATCAAGCGGGTCATCCGCGAAGCGTTTCGCCACCGGCGTCTGGCGCTGCCGGCCAAGGATTACGTCGTGCGCTTGCATAGCAAAGTTGCTCCCGCCACGCTCACCTCGCTTAAACGCTTGGTCAGAGCCGAAGTGGACGCTCACTTTGATCGGATTGCGCGATGA
- a CDS encoding WG repeat-containing protein encodes MGNRAWLSLQAERDGRTVSSEEIAAANGNLPTLWQVLLADGSLRDADASQRVFGDAGTTALAAPAQAAHDRLRQVAAFLRTHAASDDAPHCVQWDAAVAYLAERIDARGARDASGERDDAAGLWISANLDELAWLHGDGAQAYLAHACALCTDRWNAVQDSMRMGDVVAVLRLLDVQDPDDESGWAWRVGLGGLAHPYFFPQEPARRVRYEDFDEDEDDSGEDYAGDEEDSDDDTDSNGAAHAAHTSKRRDTHLGDGLHRFAVDNLWGVREGRGEDGRVVLAPQFDSIWSFEDGVAAVLRDDKFGLIDTDGRLLMPCELDEVWSYSQGLAMARVGDRIGFVDRSGAWAIPPAFESAGDFSPGGLAPAYEAGCWGLIDRSGAWASAPDWDDINWDNALHAYVTQRGDRCGLIDAQGRLVLDALYSALGPVDTESDPAGLWISGQMQIRVLTGDDQRGIVNGEGEVIVPVTYTDLADIIWLPAPDPANITPPPAGQAGRYLRVLRCEEHGEWDEWFQGAYDMLERREALPCTQHMVFGLMWKDTYGWLCAVVPEHASVCSPDGLHIGIAQADGAWLHEPVYAWIGVPASLRTGDGVHGCPTAIAQCWSQGQAVPAMHADGAMRYLHADGRVQTEPK; translated from the coding sequence ATGGGTAATCGCGCGTGGTTGTCGTTGCAGGCGGAACGGGATGGCCGCACGGTGTCATCGGAAGAAATCGCCGCCGCCAACGGCAACCTGCCCACGTTATGGCAGGTGTTGCTGGCCGACGGCAGCTTGCGGGATGCTGATGCGTCGCAGCGCGTGTTTGGCGATGCGGGCACGACGGCGCTGGCCGCTCCCGCGCAAGCCGCGCACGATCGCTTGCGCCAGGTGGCGGCATTCTTGCGGACGCATGCGGCAAGCGACGACGCGCCGCATTGCGTGCAGTGGGACGCGGCAGTGGCTTACCTGGCCGAACGGATCGATGCGCGGGGAGCGCGGGACGCGTCGGGCGAGCGGGACGATGCCGCCGGCTTGTGGATAAGCGCCAATCTTGATGAGCTGGCGTGGCTGCATGGGGATGGCGCGCAGGCGTATCTTGCCCACGCGTGCGCGCTGTGCACGGATCGCTGGAACGCTGTGCAGGACAGCATGCGCATGGGCGACGTGGTGGCCGTGTTGCGCTTGCTGGACGTACAGGACCCCGACGATGAATCGGGGTGGGCGTGGCGGGTCGGCCTGGGCGGTCTGGCGCATCCGTATTTCTTTCCGCAAGAACCCGCCCGGCGCGTTCGCTATGAAGACTTCGACGAAGACGAGGACGACAGCGGCGAAGACTATGCCGGCGACGAAGAAGATTCCGACGACGACACCGACAGCAATGGCGCCGCCCACGCCGCCCACACGTCCAAGCGCCGCGACACCCACCTGGGCGACGGCTTGCATCGCTTTGCTGTGGACAACTTGTGGGGCGTGCGCGAAGGACGCGGCGAAGACGGCCGCGTGGTGCTCGCCCCACAGTTCGATTCCATCTGGAGTTTCGAAGACGGCGTGGCGGCGGTTCTTAGGGACGACAAGTTTGGGCTGATCGATACCGACGGCCGCCTGTTGATGCCGTGCGAGCTGGACGAAGTGTGGAGTTATTCACAGGGTCTGGCGATGGCGCGGGTGGGCGATCGGATCGGCTTTGTGGATAGGTCGGGGGCGTGGGCGATACCCCCCGCATTTGAATCAGCGGGCGATTTTTCCCCCGGTGGCTTGGCGCCTGCATACGAGGCCGGGTGCTGGGGCTTGATCGACCGTAGCGGCGCCTGGGCAAGCGCGCCCGACTGGGACGACATCAATTGGGATAACGCGCTACATGCCTACGTGACGCAGCGCGGTGACCGTTGCGGCTTGATCGATGCGCAAGGTCGACTCGTGCTGGACGCCTTGTACTCGGCATTGGGGCCTGTGGACACGGAGTCCGATCCCGCCGGCCTGTGGATAAGCGGCCAGATGCAAATCCGGGTGCTGACCGGCGACGATCAGCGCGGCATTGTGAACGGCGAAGGCGAAGTCATCGTACCGGTGACCTATACCGATCTGGCCGACATCATCTGGCTACCCGCGCCCGATCCCGCCAACATCACGCCCCCGCCCGCGGGCCAGGCCGGCCGCTATCTGCGCGTGCTGCGCTGCGAGGAACACGGGGAATGGGACGAATGGTTCCAAGGCGCCTACGACATGCTCGAGCGCCGCGAGGCGCTGCCGTGCACGCAGCACATGGTGTTCGGCCTAATGTGGAAAGACACCTACGGCTGGCTGTGCGCCGTGGTGCCGGAACATGCCAGCGTATGCAGTCCGGATGGCCTGCACATCGGTATCGCACAAGCGGACGGCGCGTGGCTGCACGAACCGGTCTATGCCTGGATCGGCGTGCCGGCGTCGCTGCGTACCGGGGATGGCGTGCACGGCTGCCCGACGGCGATTGCGCAATGCTGGAGCCAGGGGCAGGCCGTGCCGGCCATGCATGCCGACGGCGCGATGCGCTATTTGCATGCGGACGGGCGGGTGCAAACCGAGCCGAAATAG
- a CDS encoding virulence RhuM family protein, with amino-acid sequence MNAELVLYTTQDGDAQFFLRAENGTVWLTQLELAELFQTTKQNISLHVRNVLAEGELQEGSVVKQDLTTAADGKRYRTQQYNLDMILAIGYRVKSPRGTQFRQWATTHLKEFLVKGFVMDDERLKDVSRWDYFDEQLARIRDIRTSEKRFYQKIRDLFALSVDYADDPAATGLFYAEVQNKMFYAVTRHTAAELVVRRADPSQPNMALLSWKQGRVRKADVIVAKNYLNAEELDDFNRIASMFMDFAELRAKKRQNLRMADWRAYVDSFIEFNESPLLKGAGKMSHKAMTTIVYDRYEQFDAARRKEEALAADREDLRELERVEKMLNSRERGSKGTTDGA; translated from the coding sequence ATGAATGCCGAACTTGTGCTATATACAACGCAGGATGGAGACGCTCAGTTCTTCTTGCGTGCTGAAAACGGCACCGTTTGGCTGACCCAACTTGAGCTGGCCGAGTTATTCCAGACGACAAAGCAGAACATCAGCCTGCACGTGCGCAATGTGCTGGCAGAGGGGGAGCTTCAGGAGGGTTCAGTTGTCAAGCAAGACTTGACAACTGCCGCCGACGGCAAGCGCTACCGCACGCAGCAATACAACCTGGACATGATTCTGGCGATCGGCTACCGCGTGAAGTCGCCGCGAGGGACGCAGTTCCGTCAATGGGCCACCACCCATCTAAAGGAGTTCCTGGTCAAGGGCTTCGTTATGGACGACGAACGCCTGAAGGACGTGAGCCGCTGGGATTACTTTGATGAGCAGCTTGCACGCATCCGGGACATCCGAACGTCGGAGAAGCGCTTCTATCAGAAGATTCGGGATCTGTTTGCTCTGTCTGTGGACTACGCCGACGACCCAGCAGCGACGGGTCTGTTTTATGCGGAAGTGCAGAACAAGATGTTCTACGCGGTGACGCGGCACACGGCGGCCGAGCTAGTGGTTCGGCGTGCCGATCCCTCTCAGCCCAATATGGCGTTGCTGTCCTGGAAACAAGGGCGCGTGCGGAAGGCAGATGTGATCGTGGCGAAGAACTATCTGAATGCTGAAGAGCTGGACGACTTCAACCGCATCGCGAGCATGTTCATGGATTTTGCAGAGCTGCGCGCAAAAAAGCGGCAGAACCTGCGCATGGCCGATTGGCGTGCATATGTGGACAGCTTTATCGAGTTCAACGAGAGCCCGCTATTGAAGGGGGCGGGAAAGATGAGCCACAAGGCGATGACGACGATTGTTTATGACCGGTACGAGCAGTTCGATGCCGCGCGGCGGAAGGAAGAGGCTTTGGCGGCGGATCGGGAAGATTTGAGGGAGTTGGAACGGGTGGAGAAAATGTTGAATAGCCGGGAACGTGGTTCAAAAGGGACGACCGATGGTGCCTAG
- the yidD gene encoding membrane protein insertion efficiency factor YidD, which yields MFKALLILPIRFYRFFLSPWIGRQCRFTPTCSAYAIEAIERHGAWRGFWLAVRRIGRCHPWSPGGWDPVPPSKGTNGPPCCSHSHRTEHD from the coding sequence ATTTTCAAAGCACTGCTTATTCTTCCGATCCGCTTCTACAGGTTCTTCCTGAGTCCCTGGATCGGCAGGCAGTGCCGCTTTACCCCCACATGCTCGGCGTACGCGATTGAAGCAATCGAACGCCACGGCGCCTGGCGTGGCTTCTGGTTGGCGGTCCGGCGTATTGGCCGTTGTCACCCGTGGTCGCCGGGCGGCTGGGATCCGGTTCCGCCGTCCAAGGGAACCAATGGCCCCCCGTGCTGCTCCCACAGCCACCGCACCGAGCACGATTGA
- the dnaN gene encoding DNA polymerase III subunit beta produces MQLVQTTRDALLKPLSTVAGIVERRHTLPILANILMRKEGNKVAFIATDLEVQITTHADFGVGQDNESTTVAARKLLDILKALPDTGDVRLALASNKLSVQSAKSRFALQTLAASEFPTVAQPEQWDVSLTMPQRTLRHLFNMVHFAMAQQDIRYYLNGMLLVFEPGRVRAVATDGHRLAHCSTEADGIAERHEVIVPRKTVLEMQRLLEDSDEVVSIDVAPGQIRFRFGDVELVSKLVEGKFPDFTRVIPTNYTRHFMVGREALQGSLQRAAILTTDKFKGVRLQLAQNQMKISSSNAEQEEAQEEIDIDYGHEALDVGFNVGYLLDVLANVKVDSIQWSVMPDANASALITLPEDDQFKYVVMPMRI; encoded by the coding sequence ATGCAACTCGTACAAACCACACGCGATGCATTGCTGAAACCGCTGTCGACTGTGGCGGGCATCGTCGAAAGACGCCATACCCTGCCCATTCTTGCGAACATCCTGATGCGCAAGGAAGGCAATAAGGTTGCCTTCATTGCGACTGACCTGGAAGTACAGATCACCACCCATGCCGATTTCGGCGTGGGCCAGGACAACGAGTCCACCACGGTTGCCGCGCGCAAGCTGCTCGACATCCTGAAAGCGCTGCCGGACACCGGCGACGTGCGCCTGGCCCTGGCCAGCAACAAGCTGTCGGTGCAGTCGGCCAAGAGCCGCTTCGCGTTGCAGACGCTGGCCGCCAGCGAGTTCCCCACCGTGGCTCAGCCCGAGCAGTGGGACGTCTCGCTCACCATGCCGCAACGCACGCTGCGCCACCTGTTCAACATGGTGCACTTCGCCATGGCGCAACAAGATATCCGTTACTACCTGAACGGCATGCTGCTGGTGTTTGAACCGGGTCGTGTGCGCGCCGTCGCCACCGATGGTCACCGCCTGGCGCACTGCTCGACCGAAGCCGACGGCATCGCCGAGCGCCACGAAGTGATCGTGCCGCGCAAGACCGTGCTGGAAATGCAGCGCCTGCTGGAAGACTCCGACGAGGTGGTCTCCATTGATGTGGCGCCGGGCCAGATCCGTTTCCGCTTCGGCGATGTCGAACTGGTGTCCAAGCTGGTCGAAGGCAAGTTCCCCGATTTCACGCGTGTAATTCCCACGAACTACACGCGCCACTTCATGGTGGGCCGCGAAGCGCTTCAAGGCAGCTTGCAGCGCGCCGCCATTTTGACGACCGACAAGTTCAAGGGCGTGCGCCTGCAATTGGCGCAGAACCAGATGAAGATCTCGTCTTCCAACGCCGAGCAGGAAGAAGCGCAGGAAGAAATCGACATCGACTACGGCCATGAGGCCTTGGACGTGGGCTTTAACGTGGGCTATTTGCTTGATGTGCTGGCCAACGTGAAAGTCGACAGCATCCAGTGGTCGGTCATGCCCGATGCGAACGCATCGGCGCTCATCACCCTGCCCGAAGACGACCAGTTCAAATACGTCGTCATGCCCATGCGGATTTGA
- the gyrB gene encoding DNA topoisomerase (ATP-hydrolyzing) subunit B, protein MSDQQNTTPENSGYGADSIKMLKGLEAVRKRPGMYIGDTSDGTGLHHMVFEVVDNAIDEALAGHCDDIVVTIHTDNSISVTDNGRGIPTDIHKDDEFHRSAAEIVMTELHAGGKFDQNSYKVSGGLHGVGVSCVNALSEWLRLTIRRNGQVHQMEFRQGARVAPLAVTGTTDMRGTEVRFLADPIIFNNIEYHYEILSKRLRELSFLNNGVKIRLVDQRHGKEENFAFSGGVKGFVEYINRAKTVLHPNVFSVSTESAAGGVSVGVEVAMQWNDSYSESVLCFTNNIPQRDGGSHLTGLRAAMTRIINKYIADNELAKKAKVETSGDDMREGLACVLSVKVPEPKFSSQTKDKLVSSEVRPAVEEAVARTLESWLLENPIDAKALCNKIVEAARAREAARKAREMTRRKSVLEGAGLPGKLADCQEKDPALCELYIVEGDSAGGSAKQGRDRKFQAILPLRGKVLNVEKARFDRLIASEQIATLITALGTSIGPDFNVEKLRYHRLIIMTDADVDGAHIRTLLLTLLYRQMPELVQRGYVYIAQPPLYKVKVGREERYLKDDQEEAQFMLQQALKDAEIISGGNIIRGEELTDLASQYVAADGVIARLSKVFDVGALSAMAEGVEINLETAESTADSAKRLAEAMRDPISGNGVDVVPQFDEATERHRLSVQRMHHGNVRVSIIDADFVNGSDYAILSKAAKSFLGKVGSRSLAARGEGDKRKEQTVSDFREAMQWLRSEADRGISKQRYKGLGEMNPAQLWETTMDPKVRRLLRVQIEDAIAADEVFTTLMGDDVEPRRAFIERNALSAGNIDA, encoded by the coding sequence ATGTCAGATCAGCAGAACACCACTCCCGAGAACAGCGGCTACGGCGCAGACTCGATCAAGATGCTCAAGGGGCTGGAGGCCGTGCGCAAGCGCCCCGGCATGTACATCGGCGACACATCCGACGGCACCGGCTTGCACCACATGGTGTTTGAAGTCGTCGATAACGCCATCGACGAAGCCCTGGCCGGCCATTGCGACGACATCGTCGTCACCATCCACACCGACAACTCGATCTCGGTCACCGACAACGGCCGCGGTATCCCCACGGATATCCACAAGGACGACGAATTCCACCGCAGCGCGGCGGAAATCGTGATGACCGAACTGCACGCCGGCGGCAAGTTCGACCAGAACTCGTACAAGGTGTCCGGCGGCCTGCACGGCGTGGGCGTGTCTTGCGTGAACGCCCTATCCGAATGGCTGCGCCTGACCATCCGCCGCAACGGCCAGGTCCACCAGATGGAATTCCGCCAAGGCGCGCGCGTGGCGCCCCTGGCCGTGACGGGCACGACGGACATGCGGGGCACGGAAGTGCGCTTCCTGGCCGACCCGATCATCTTCAACAACATCGAATACCACTACGAGATTCTCTCCAAGCGCTTGCGCGAGCTCTCGTTCTTGAACAACGGCGTGAAGATCCGCCTGGTGGACCAACGCCACGGCAAGGAAGAGAACTTTGCGTTCTCGGGCGGTGTGAAGGGCTTTGTTGAATACATCAACCGCGCCAAGACCGTGCTGCACCCGAACGTGTTTTCGGTCAGCACCGAATCGGCCGCCGGTGGCGTGTCGGTGGGCGTGGAAGTGGCGATGCAGTGGAACGACAGCTACAGCGAAAGCGTGCTGTGCTTTACCAACAACATCCCGCAGCGCGACGGCGGCTCGCACCTGACCGGCCTGCGCGCGGCGATGACCCGCATCATCAACAAGTACATCGCCGATAACGAACTGGCCAAGAAGGCCAAGGTGGAAACGTCCGGTGACGACATGCGCGAAGGCCTGGCCTGCGTGCTGTCGGTGAAGGTGCCCGAGCCCAAGTTCAGCAGCCAGACGAAGGACAAGTTGGTGTCCAGCGAAGTGCGTCCGGCCGTGGAAGAAGCCGTGGCCCGCACGCTGGAAAGCTGGCTGCTTGAAAACCCCATCGACGCCAAGGCGCTGTGCAACAAGATCGTCGAAGCCGCTCGCGCGCGTGAAGCCGCGCGCAAGGCCCGCGAAATGACGCGGCGCAAGAGCGTGCTGGAAGGCGCCGGCCTGCCCGGCAAGCTGGCCGATTGCCAGGAAAAAGATCCGGCGCTGTGCGAGCTGTACATCGTTGAGGGTGACTCCGCAGGCGGCTCGGCCAAGCAAGGCCGCGACCGCAAGTTCCAGGCCATTCTGCCGCTGCGCGGCAAGGTGCTGAACGTGGAAAAGGCGCGCTTTGACCGCCTGATCGCCAGCGAACAGATCGCCACGCTGATCACGGCGCTGGGCACCAGCATCGGCCCCGATTTCAACGTGGAAAAGCTGCGCTACCACCGCCTCATCATCATGACTGACGCGGACGTTGACGGCGCGCACATCCGCACCCTGCTGCTGACGCTCCTGTATCGCCAGATGCCGGAACTGGTGCAGCGCGGCTATGTGTATATCGCCCAACCGCCGCTGTACAAGGTGAAGGTTGGCCGCGAAGAACGCTATCTGAAAGACGACCAGGAAGAAGCGCAGTTCATGCTGCAACAAGCCCTGAAGGATGCCGAGATCATCTCGGGCGGCAACATCATCCGCGGCGAAGAGCTGACCGACCTGGCCAGCCAGTACGTGGCGGCCGACGGCGTCATTGCGCGCCTGTCGAAGGTGTTCGACGTGGGCGCCTTGTCTGCCATGGCCGAAGGCGTGGAAATCAACCTGGAAACGGCCGAGTCGACCGCGGATTCCGCCAAGCGCCTGGCCGAGGCCATGCGCGACCCGATCAGCGGCAACGGCGTGGACGTGGTGCCGCAGTTTGACGAAGCCACCGAACGCCATCGCCTGTCGGTGCAGCGCATGCACCACGGCAACGTGCGCGTCAGCATCATCGACGCCGACTTCGTCAACGGCTCTGATTACGCCATCCTGTCCAAGGCCGCCAAGAGCTTCCTGGGCAAGGTGGGCTCGCGCTCGCTGGCCGCGCGTGGCGAAGGCGACAAGCGCAAGGAACAGACGGTGTCTGACTTCCGCGAAGCCATGCAATGGCTGCGCAGCGAGGCCGACCGCGGCATCTCCAAGCAGCGCTATAAGGGTCTGGGTGAAATGAACCCGGCACAGCTGTGGGAAACCACGATGGACCCGAAGGTGCGCCGCCTGTTGCGCGTGCAGATCGAAGACGCCATCGCGGCGGACGAAGTCTTCACGACCCTGATGGGCGACGACGTGGAACCACGCCGCGCGTTCATCGAGCGCAACGCGCTGTCGGCGGGCAATATCGACGCGTAA
- the dnaA gene encoding chromosomal replication initiator protein DnaA, which translates to MKEFWQTCVSRLEQELPPQQISAWIRPLVPLAYDETQAVLRVAAPNRFKLDWVRKNFSHQIEALAAEWFKRPVQVLFELPSHGAAPRMPVAPVRAPQPDQSHLSAAQPSGGAPPMQAPAPAAPPQPATTVAAQAVNADAANIVYERSRLNTDLTFENFVTGKANQLARAAALQVAENPGTSYNPLFLYGGVGLGKTHLIHAIGNAMVAAGTGVRVRYVHADQYVSDVVKAYQRKAFDDFKRYYHSLDLLLIDDIQFFSGKNRTQEEFFYAFEAMVAQRKQIIITSDTYPKELSGIDSRLISRFDSGLTVAIEPPELEMRVAILLRKAESEGVPMPEEVAFFIAKHLRSNVRELEGALRKVLAYARFHGRDVLTVDVCKEALKDLLSVSNGQITVENIQKTVADFYKIKVADMYSKRRPANIALPRQVAMYLAKELTQKSLPEIGDLFGGRDHTTVLHAVRKISDARAKQAELNHTLHVLEQTLKG; encoded by the coding sequence ATGAAAGAATTCTGGCAGACCTGCGTCAGTCGTCTTGAGCAGGAACTCCCCCCCCAACAAATCAGCGCGTGGATACGACCGCTGGTCCCGCTTGCGTACGACGAAACGCAGGCGGTGCTGCGCGTTGCCGCGCCCAACCGCTTCAAGCTGGATTGGGTGCGCAAGAACTTTTCCCACCAGATCGAAGCGTTGGCCGCGGAGTGGTTCAAGCGACCGGTACAGGTCTTGTTCGAGTTGCCCTCGCATGGAGCCGCCCCGCGCATGCCGGTCGCGCCCGTGCGTGCGCCGCAGCCCGACCAATCGCACCTGTCCGCTGCACAACCCTCAGGCGGCGCGCCGCCCATGCAGGCCCCGGCTCCGGCCGCCCCACCCCAGCCCGCCACGACGGTTGCGGCGCAGGCGGTGAACGCGGATGCCGCCAACATCGTGTACGAGCGTTCGCGCCTGAACACAGACCTTACCTTCGAGAATTTCGTGACGGGTAAGGCCAACCAGTTGGCGCGCGCCGCTGCGCTGCAGGTGGCCGAGAACCCTGGCACGTCCTACAACCCGCTGTTCCTGTATGGCGGCGTGGGCCTGGGCAAGACCCACCTGATCCACGCCATCGGCAACGCCATGGTCGCGGCGGGCACGGGCGTGCGGGTGCGCTACGTGCATGCCGACCAATACGTGTCCGACGTGGTGAAGGCGTACCAGCGCAAGGCGTTCGATGACTTCAAGCGCTATTACCATTCGCTGGACTTGCTGCTGATCGATGACATCCAGTTCTTTTCGGGCAAGAACCGCACGCAGGAAGAATTCTTCTATGCGTTCGAAGCGATGGTGGCCCAGCGCAAGCAGATCATCATCACCAGCGATACGTATCCGAAGGAACTGTCCGGCATCGACAGCCGCCTGATTTCGCGCTTTGACTCCGGCCTGACGGTGGCTATCGAGCCGCCGGAGCTGGAAATGCGCGTGGCGATTCTGCTGCGCAAGGCGGAATCCGAAGGCGTGCCCATGCCCGAGGAAGTGGCTTTCTTCATTGCCAAGCATCTGCGCAGCAACGTGCGCGAACTGGAAGGCGCGCTGCGCAAGGTTCTGGCTTACGCCCGCTTCCATGGTCGCGACGTGCTGACGGTGGATGTCTGCAAGGAAGCCCTGAAGGACCTGCTGTCCGTGTCCAACGGGCAGATCACTGTGGAAAACATCCAGAAGACGGTGGCGGATTTCTACAAGATCAAGGTCGCGGACATGTACTCGAAACGCCGGCCCGCCAATATCGCCTTGCCGCGTCAGGTCGCGATGTACCTGGCTAAAGAGCTGACGCAGAAAAGCCTGCCGGAAATCGGTGATCTGTTCGGGGGGCGCGATCACACCACCGTACTGCATGCCGTACGCAAGATTTCCGACGCCCGCGCAAAACAAGCGGAGCTCAACCATACCCTGCACGTGTTGGAACAAACTCTAAAAGGATGA
- the rpmH gene encoding 50S ribosomal protein L34 encodes MKRTYQPSVTRRKRTHGFRVRMKTRAGRAILNARRAKGRKRLAV; translated from the coding sequence ATGAAACGTACCTACCAACCTTCCGTCACCCGCCGCAAGCGCACCCATGGCTTTCGCGTGCGCATGAAAACCCGCGCTGGCCGCGCCATCCTGAACGCCCGCCGCGCCAAGGGCCGCAAGCGTCTGGCTGTCTAA